One Calliopsis andreniformis isolate RMS-2024a chromosome 9, iyCalAndr_principal, whole genome shotgun sequence genomic window carries:
- the Nagk gene encoding N-acetylglucosamine kinase isoform X2 — protein sequence MMPKKVDLSQYAEQIRIGGIEGGATRSTLIIIDGKGKTLTEVKGPETNHWNLGMLETTARINAMVQRGKAALEIPESVPLDCLGLSLSGCEEESTSRLLEDTLRKNYPDIAKEYVVSSDTLGSIRTGLESGGIILIAGTGSNALLINPDGQTIGCGGWGHILGDEGSAYWIAHRACKYVFDDIDGLVQAPQPIHYVWPAIRNYFNVTDRQGMLPHIYGNFNKKSFASFAIEVAIGCEKGDPLSLHILRESGILLAKHVVALMKKAHSDIKLSRGGLNVICVGSVWKSWKFMQDGFVEEIHNSRILDELSLLRLTKPAAVGACYLAAEKIDCIFDKPYDKNVEIFYHYKRDNYVKPESSIESKIVLVPCSNKTAEEN from the exons ATGATGCCGAAGAAGGTGGATTTgtcgcagtatgcggagcagatcAGAATCGGTGGTATCGAAGG CGGCGCTACTCGGTCCACTTTGATAATTATAGATGGGAAAGGAAAAACGTTAACAGAAGTAAAAGGACCCGAAACCAATCACTGG AATCTTGGAATGTTGGAAACTACTGCGAGGATCAATGCTATGGTACAGAGAGGGAAGGCAGCTTTAGAGATACCTGAATCAGTCCCTTTAGATTGCTTA GGTCTTAGTTTGAGCGGTTGCGAGGAAGAAAGCACCAGTCGTCTTCTCGAGGACACATTACGAAAAAATTATCCTGACATAGCTAAGGAGTATGTAGTCAGTTCAGACACTCTAGGCAGCATCAGGACTGGTTTGGAGAGTGGCGGAATCATTTTAATCGCTGGCACCGGAAGCAATGCGTTGTTGATCAATCCCGATGGTCAAACTATTGGCTGTGGAGGCTGGGGACACATACTTGGAGACGAAGGCAGTG CGTACTGGATTGCCCACCGAGCCTGTAAATACGTTTTCGATGATATTGACGGTTTGGTCCAAGCTCCACAACCAATACACTATGTTTGGCCAGCTATAAGAAATTACTTTAATGTAACAGATAGGCAAGGAATGCTGCCACATATCTAtggtaattttaataaaaaatcgtTCGCCAGCTTCGCTATAGAGGTTGCGATCGGTTGCGAGAAAGGAGACCCATTGTCCTTGCATATTTTAAGAGAAAGTGGAATACTTCTTGCAAAACATGTCGTGGCTCTTATGAAGAAAGCTCATAGT GATATCAAGCTAAGTCGTGGCGGCCTAAACGTCATCTGTGTAGGATCGGTTTGGAAATCGTGGAAATTTATGCAGGATGGTTTCGTTGAGGAGATTCATAATTCTCGTATTCTGGATGAACTAAGTTTACTACGTTTAACAAAACCAGCAGCGGTGGGTGCCTGTTACCTCGCCGCCGAGAAAATCGATTGCATATTTGATAAACCTTACGACAAGAATGTCGAGATATTCTATCATTATAAACGTGATAATTATGTAAAGCCAGAAAGTTCGATAGAATCGAAAATAGTCTTAGTTCCTTGCAGTAATAAGACCGCGGAAGAAAATTAA
- the Nagk gene encoding N-acetylglucosamine kinase isoform X1 — MAGKKGKGKRKQKGKQRVDEYQLRRDLREQARRSYLADLEEQAMMPKKVDLSQYAEQIRIGGIEGGATRSTLIIIDGKGKTLTEVKGPETNHWNLGMLETTARINAMVQRGKAALEIPESVPLDCLGLSLSGCEEESTSRLLEDTLRKNYPDIAKEYVVSSDTLGSIRTGLESGGIILIAGTGSNALLINPDGQTIGCGGWGHILGDEGSAYWIAHRACKYVFDDIDGLVQAPQPIHYVWPAIRNYFNVTDRQGMLPHIYGNFNKKSFASFAIEVAIGCEKGDPLSLHILRESGILLAKHVVALMKKAHSDIKLSRGGLNVICVGSVWKSWKFMQDGFVEEIHNSRILDELSLLRLTKPAAVGACYLAAEKIDCIFDKPYDKNVEIFYHYKRDNYVKPESSIESKIVLVPCSNKTAEEN; from the exons atggcaGGGAAGAAAGGCAAAGGCAAACGCAAACAAAAGGGAAAGCAGCGTGTCGATGAGTATCAGCTTCGTAGAGACTTGAGGGAACAGGCACGTAGAAGTTACCTAGCGGACCTTGAGGAGCAGGCTATGATGCCGAAGAAGGTGGATTTgtcgcagtatgcggagcagatcAGAATCGGTGGTATCGAAGG CGGCGCTACTCGGTCCACTTTGATAATTATAGATGGGAAAGGAAAAACGTTAACAGAAGTAAAAGGACCCGAAACCAATCACTGG AATCTTGGAATGTTGGAAACTACTGCGAGGATCAATGCTATGGTACAGAGAGGGAAGGCAGCTTTAGAGATACCTGAATCAGTCCCTTTAGATTGCTTA GGTCTTAGTTTGAGCGGTTGCGAGGAAGAAAGCACCAGTCGTCTTCTCGAGGACACATTACGAAAAAATTATCCTGACATAGCTAAGGAGTATGTAGTCAGTTCAGACACTCTAGGCAGCATCAGGACTGGTTTGGAGAGTGGCGGAATCATTTTAATCGCTGGCACCGGAAGCAATGCGTTGTTGATCAATCCCGATGGTCAAACTATTGGCTGTGGAGGCTGGGGACACATACTTGGAGACGAAGGCAGTG CGTACTGGATTGCCCACCGAGCCTGTAAATACGTTTTCGATGATATTGACGGTTTGGTCCAAGCTCCACAACCAATACACTATGTTTGGCCAGCTATAAGAAATTACTTTAATGTAACAGATAGGCAAGGAATGCTGCCACATATCTAtggtaattttaataaaaaatcgtTCGCCAGCTTCGCTATAGAGGTTGCGATCGGTTGCGAGAAAGGAGACCCATTGTCCTTGCATATTTTAAGAGAAAGTGGAATACTTCTTGCAAAACATGTCGTGGCTCTTATGAAGAAAGCTCATAGT GATATCAAGCTAAGTCGTGGCGGCCTAAACGTCATCTGTGTAGGATCGGTTTGGAAATCGTGGAAATTTATGCAGGATGGTTTCGTTGAGGAGATTCATAATTCTCGTATTCTGGATGAACTAAGTTTACTACGTTTAACAAAACCAGCAGCGGTGGGTGCCTGTTACCTCGCCGCCGAGAAAATCGATTGCATATTTGATAAACCTTACGACAAGAATGTCGAGATATTCTATCATTATAAACGTGATAATTATGTAAAGCCAGAAAGTTCGATAGAATCGAAAATAGTCTTAGTTCCTTGCAGTAATAAGACCGCGGAAGAAAATTAA